One stretch of Oceanispirochaeta sp. DNA includes these proteins:
- the gatA gene encoding Asp-tRNA(Asn)/Glu-tRNA(Gln) amidotransferase subunit GatA: MSDFEKKWSAVLTQPSVLKAYKNYVAAWEKKIGSFLEFDPNRSLGKDIPEGPLRGIPFAVKDNIAVKNYKLTCGSKMLEHLVSPYTATAVKNLQNAGAVVVGKTNLDEFGMGSSTDNSALGKTNNPWDLERVAGGSSGGSAAAVAAGLVPFALGSDTGGSIRQPASFCGVYGLKPTYGVVSRYGLTAYASSLEVIGVLARNTEMTKKVFEAMKGKDPLDHTSLDYSPSGKEVKTIGVLKNTHGALSPEVSVSYEKTMKRLENAGYGLVEIDLPTLDYVVPAYYTIATAEASANLARYNGIRYGHAPLFAENPTELMKKARHEGFGDEVKLRILLGTYVLRSGFQDQYYVRAQKIRTAIRQDVERWYEKVDVLMMPVFPTPAFHHGNTDLDTFQQKQADLYTSTANLVGHPALSVPSTLENGLPVGVQFMAPPFEEDRLFQVSALLEKEFQAPEAPGYLTVWS; encoded by the coding sequence ATGTCTGATTTTGAAAAAAAATGGTCCGCCGTGCTGACTCAGCCCTCGGTTCTGAAAGCTTATAAAAATTATGTTGCAGCCTGGGAAAAGAAAATTGGTAGTTTTCTTGAATTTGATCCGAATCGAAGTCTGGGTAAAGATATTCCCGAGGGACCTCTCAGGGGGATACCTTTTGCTGTTAAAGACAATATCGCCGTCAAAAACTATAAACTGACCTGCGGTTCAAAAATGCTGGAACATCTTGTGTCTCCCTATACGGCAACTGCTGTTAAAAATCTGCAGAATGCCGGAGCTGTCGTGGTTGGTAAGACCAATCTTGATGAGTTCGGAATGGGATCGTCCACAGATAATTCAGCCTTGGGGAAGACAAATAATCCCTGGGATCTGGAGAGGGTTGCCGGAGGTTCAAGCGGGGGCAGTGCTGCAGCCGTTGCTGCCGGTTTGGTTCCCTTCGCTTTGGGAAGCGATACGGGCGGTTCAATCCGTCAGCCCGCTTCTTTTTGCGGAGTCTACGGATTAAAGCCAACCTATGGAGTGGTCAGCCGTTATGGTCTGACTGCCTATGCTTCATCTCTGGAAGTCATTGGTGTTCTGGCCCGGAATACTGAAATGACCAAAAAGGTCTTTGAGGCCATGAAGGGGAAAGATCCTCTGGATCATACCTCCCTGGATTATAGTCCTTCGGGAAAAGAAGTAAAAACAATCGGTGTTCTGAAAAATACTCATGGAGCCCTCAGTCCTGAAGTCAGTGTATCCTATGAAAAAACCATGAAAAGGCTGGAAAACGCAGGATATGGTCTCGTGGAAATTGACCTTCCCACCCTGGATTATGTCGTTCCTGCCTATTACACGATTGCCACAGCCGAAGCCAGTGCCAATCTGGCACGCTACAATGGTATCCGCTACGGACATGCTCCCTTATTTGCAGAGAACCCTACGGAGCTGATGAAAAAAGCAAGGCATGAAGGATTCGGCGATGAGGTAAAACTCAGAATTCTCCTGGGAACCTATGTTTTGCGTTCCGGATTTCAGGATCAGTACTATGTGAGAGCTCAGAAAATAAGAACGGCCATCCGTCAGGATGTGGAGCGCTGGTATGAGAAGGTCGATGTCCTGATGATGCCTGTTTTCCCTACACCCGCGTTTCATCATGGCAACACTGATCTGGATACTTTTCAGCAGAAGCAGGCAGATCTGTATACTAGTACGGCTAACCTGGTAGGCCACCCGGCATTATCAGTTCCCTCTACCCTTGAAAATGGATTGCCCGTCGGGGTTCAGTTCATGGCTCCTCCTTTTGAGGAAGACCGCCTGTTTCAGGTGTCTGCCCTCCTGGAGAAGGAATTCCAGGCTCCTGAAGCTCCTGGTTATCTTACGGTTTGGAGTTAA
- the gatC gene encoding Asp-tRNA(Asn)/Glu-tRNA(Gln) amidotransferase subunit GatC: MEKSELTVTATLARLDLDEAEAIKLGAEVSRMLTYFEKMNEVDVEGLEPTIHALQKENRLREDRRLPNEAHPDELLECAPDLEDRFILIPNVL; the protein is encoded by the coding sequence ATGGAAAAAAGCGAATTAACTGTTACTGCCACGCTGGCCAGACTTGATCTGGACGAAGCCGAAGCGATAAAACTGGGTGCTGAAGTCTCCCGGATGCTCACTTATTTTGAAAAAATGAACGAAGTGGATGTAGAGGGACTTGAGCCTACAATTCATGCTCTTCAAAAGGAGAACCGCCTGCGTGAAGACCGCAGGCTTCCTAATGAAGCCCATCCCGATGAACTGCTAGAATGTGCACCCGATCTGGAAGACCGGTTCATCCTCATTCCCAATGTTTTGTAA